The Flavobacterium sp. J372 region TAATGTAAAACACTTTCTTGACCTGATACAAAAGTCGAGAAAGGGTAAGTTTAAGGTCTACATCGGCATGAGCGCCGGTGTAGGCAAAACTTTCGCATGCTCCAGGAAGCCCATACGTTATTGCGCAATGGCATTGATGTTAAGATAGGATTTGTAGAAACCCACCGCCGAAAAGAAACACATGAACTACTGGAGGGTTTGCCCGTCATTCCGCAACGTTCTATCTTTTATAAAGGCAAATACCTGGAAGAAATGGATGTGCAGGCCATAATCAATCTTCGCCCGGAAGTGGTAATTGTGGATGAACTGGCACATACCAATGTTGAAGGCAGCAAAAACGAAAAGCGATGGCAGGACGTGATGGATATTATTGACGCGGGGATTAATGTAATCAGCGCTGTGAACATCCAGCATATAGAAAGCTTAAATGATGACATTAAGGAAATTACGGGAATTGAGGTAAAGGAGCGCATACCTGACAGTGTGCTTAAAGCCGCAGATGAAGTTGTAAATATTGACCTTACTGCCGACGAACTGATTACCCGCCTCAAAGAAGGAAAAATTTATACTGACGATAAAATTCAACCGGCACTCAATAACTTTTTTAAATCACAGCACATACTCCAGCTTCGGGAACTGGCGCTTAAGGAAGTTGCAAGCCAGGTTGAGCGGAAAGTAGAATCAGAAATCACAGGTTCGGGCAGCTTAAGGCACGAACGCTTTTTGGCGTGCATCAGCAGTAATCATAGTACGGCAAAGACAGTTATACGTAAAACCGCAAGGCTTGCCAATTACTACCACAGCAAGTGGTATCTGATGTATGTTGAATTACCCGGTGAAAAGCCGGATCGTATAGCGCTTGACAAGCAGCGCCACCTGATCAATAATTTCAAGCTTGCCACCGAGCTTGGCGCAGAAGTAATCCGCGTGCAATCGGGCAGTGTTGCCTCTGCTATTATAAAGCAAGCCGAAGAGCGTAAGGCAACTACGATATGCATCGGCAAGCCACACCTTACCCTTATCAAGGTTATCCTTTCAACAAACATATTTAATTCGCTGCTAAATAAGCTTTCCAAAAGCGAAATTGACTTAATCATTCTTTCATAATGAAAATCAAAACAAAACTGGCGCTGTCGCTAAGCCTGTTATTTGCATTGACCATAGCACTGGCAGGCCTTGCCATTTGGCAGGTACGCCAACTCTCATCAGACACTTCCAATATACTGGTGGCAAACTACCAGTCACTGGATTATTCGCGCAATATGTATAAGATTCTGGACGAGGGAGGCCCGGACTTTGAGAGAGCTAAATTCAGCAAATTTCTAAACAGGCAGTTAAATAACGTTACTGAGATTGGTGAACAGGAATATACAGCTGAGCTTTATGATGACTACAAGGCTTACATACTCTCGCCTACCCCATTACGTGCAGCGGAAATCAGGGGTGACCTGAACAATATTATGAAGCTTAACATGGATGCCATAAAGCGTAAGAGCCTCAAGGCGGAAACTAATGCTGAGCAGTCTGTATTATGGCTTTCCTTTACAAGTTCTTTTGCCTTATAATCGGCTTTACACTGTTAGTAAATGTTCCGGGATACATTGCAAATCCGATAAGGGAATTAACAGAGAGCATCAGGCAAATTGCATCCAGAAACTACTCACAAAGGGTATATAATAAAGGCAATGATGAATTTTCAGTCCTCGCCAGGTCATTTAATACAATGGCCGAGAAACTCGAAGAATACAACAATTCCGACCTTGCTAAGCTGATGATTGAAAAAAACGCATAGAAACACTTATTAACAGCCTCTCAGACCCGGTTATTGGCCTTGATGATAAAAACAGGATATTGTTTATTAATGAGCAGGCATTAGTAATAACAGGCCTTGCTAACTTACAAGTCATTGGCCGGAAGGCTGAAGAACTGGCACTGAAAAATGATCTTTTGCGAACCCTTCTCAAGAATATGCTGAGTGGGAACGCAAAGGGCGAGAACCTGAAAATATACAGCAATGATAAGGAAAGCCACTTTGAACAGCTGATTGTTCCGATTAATATATTACCAACAGGGGAGGCTGAAAAGAGGCATATAGGAACCTTCATGATACTTCGAAACATTACAGCTTATAAAGAACTTGACGCTGCCAAAACAAATTTTATTGCTACTGTTTCCCATGAATTCAAGACACCTATAGCTTCCATGAAAATGAGCCTACAGCTTTTAGAAAATGAAAAAACAGGCG contains the following coding sequences:
- a CDS encoding HAMP domain-containing protein, which gives rise to MAFLYKFFCLIIGFTLLVNVPGYIANPIRELTESIRQIASRNYSQRVYNKGNDEFSVLARSFNTMAEKLEEYNNSDLAKLMIEKNA